GTCGTCGATCATGGGGTAGATGAGCGCCTGGAAGATGATGGGCACATCGCCTCGATCCCGGAGCATCAATCCCAGGGCCGCGGCGAGTCCTCCCCCCGCGCTCTCGCCCCCAATGGCGATGCGGCTCGCGTCCACGCCCAACTGCGCGGCGTTCGCATGCAGCCAGCGCAGCGCGGCATAGCAGTCCTCCAGGGGACCTGGAAACGGCGTCTCGGGAGCCAAGCGGTAGTCCACCGAGACGATCACGCACCCCACCCGGCTGGAGAGCCGCCGGTTGCTCATGTCGTTCATCTCCGGCGAGCCGATGATGTAGCCGCCGGGGTGCATGTGCAGCAGGGCAGGCCACGCACTCGGAGACTTCCGCTTGGGCCGGTACACGAGCACCCGGACGTCGGGGGCGTCCGGTGGACCCGGCACCCACCGCTCGGACACCTCGACATCCCTGGGCAGCACGGGCGGCGCTCCCTTCTCCAACCCGCGCGCCAGTTCGAGCCGCATGGCAGGCAGCCTCTCGCGCGTGGGGTTGATCTCGGACCACTGTTCGATGAACGAATGCAGCTCGGGGTCGACGAGGTGCCGCGACGACATGGGGCGCTCCGGGGGCAAGGCCGTTTGCCTCCTTCCTACTCTTCGGTTCGGGCCATTTCTATTCGTTGCTAGCGCTGTCCGGACTCCAGTCCGGGTCTGTCCTCGAAGAGCTGAACCCAGCGTCCGTCGAAGCCGCCGGAGGTGGGAAGGTACCAGGGGCCGGGTAGCCAGAAGCCCTGCTCCACTCCGTCCGTCGAGTCCGTGAAGCCCGAGTGCACGAAGTAGTCGTGCTGCCACCAGAAGGAATTCGCCGCCGTCGGGTAACCGCTCGCGCTCGTCCGCGTCTGTCCTCGCGAATCCACCGCTGTGCCCGCGTAGGCGTTTTCGTGGAACACGCTGGACCCTCCCCCGCCGAAGTCCGAGGCGCTGTCGTTCAGCTCGAACGTCCCGAAGAGCCACTTCTTCGCGATATAGCCCTCACGCTCATCCTCATTCTCGATGTCGCGCGTCTGCGGGAAGAAGCGCTGCATGCCCACGCTCACCTCCGCCTGCCCCACCTCGTTGACGAGGGCGCTCTCCAAATAGACGTCGATGGGCGACGCGCTCAACCAGTGCGTCTCATAACCGCCGTATTGCCAGTGCGTGGGAAGGATGTCCGCCAGGTCCTGGAGTTCGTAGGTGATGCGCTTCACGTTCGGCCAGGTAACGGTCTTCCCGTTGTCGTACCGGCTGGCCAGCGCGTCCGCCGTGGCAGAGCTGAGCGCCTGCGCGCCGAACGTCGCCACTGCCTCCGGCGACCCCTCTGGCACGAAGGCGTAGTGCACGTTCTTGGTGCCGTCGTTGTTCACCCCGGCCTCCGCCTTACCGGCGCTCGCCATGCGGCCCGCGAAGAAGGAGTACGGATTCGTCACGAAGCGCAGCTCCTGCCCATGCGCCGCCGCGAGCTTGTCCGACCACTCCGCCTGCCAGATGAGCAGGTGCTTGCCCGTGCCCGTCTGCATGAAGTTCAGGTCCACGTGCCCCGCCCGACGCACCACGTTGCGCTGGTGCTGCGTCACCACCGCGTAGGCCACGGACTCACCGCTGCCAGGACTGCCCACCACGTTCTGGATGCGCATCTCGATGCGCTCCCAATCGTGGAGCTGGTAGTCCCCTGCCGCGTTCTTATCCAGCGCGTGATACACGTGGTAGATGAGGACGAGGTTCTTGCCTCCCTCCATGAACTCGATGAGCGACGTGTAGAGCGTCGGCCGGATGCGCCAGTGGCTGTACGCCCCAGGCCCCGTGCGCGATGCATCCACGTACTGCGGTATCTGCTTCCAGTTCAGCTTGTTGTTCGAGAAGTCTCCGTCCCGGTCGAAGTCGAAGCTCGTCACCCAGTCGTAGCCGTGGCGACCGTCGTTGCCATTGCCCCGCTTGAGGACGATGGGCGCGTAGTACTGGAGGAACGCCTGCCGCTGCGCCGTCGTCAGTGCCCACGCCTGTGCTTGGGCGTCCGCGGGCCAGCACAGCACCGTGACAAGGAGCGCGAGCACGGCACTCAGGCCGAGCCCTCGGAACAACGAAGCCATTCTCGTGGTGTCTGAAGTCATGCCCCTAGGAAACCACAGCGTCACCGTTTACAGAATGGGCTTGCCCCGATTGGGCTGGAACCGCTCCGCTTCCTTGAAGAACTGAGTGAGCGAGTACTCCAACAGCGATTGGCGCGACTGCATGTACCGGCGGGCCCGGAGGAAAGGCAGCCAGACGCGCTTGCCCACACGCACCTGGGACTCCTCCATCTTCTGCCGCAGCACCCACGTCCCGCCCAGCCGCCGCACCAGCACGTCACCCAGGTAGACGCCTAACGCCGGTATCGTATGTCCGTCGATGAGTTCGCGCGTGTACCGCTCCGGGAAGTTCTCCCGCCAGAAGTAGAAGTCGAGGTCCGTGAGAGACTCGGGCGTCTCCTCCATAACGGAGGGCACATGGGCGTGCAGCGCCGCCACGAGTCCTTCGGACAGGTCTCCGTAGGATGTGAGGACGCGCTCCGGATTCTCCACATCTGCCGACAGGGCGACAGAAAGCCACTCCTCCGGCTCCGGAGGCCGGAAGGCGTTGAGTTCGGCAATCTTCCGTTGCCGCTCACTGATAGGAGCCCTGTCCGCCACCTGCGAAAGCAGAGGTACCAAGTCGGGATGAAAACGTGGTTCCACCGGGGCGAGCGCGGCACTTCGCTCTCGTAAGGTACGCAGCACTGTGTCGAAGTCGAGATCCGGCCGAAGGTGAACATGGGCACGCGCCTGGAGAATGCGTGCCTCGTCGCTGGCAAAGTCGGCGGCGGTGGGCCGCAACACCAGCAGCACGGAACCGTTGGGGAGAGCTTCCACCTTGTGGGCCGGAGTGGAAAACACTCGCTCACGCCCGATGGATTCCACTAGCTTCGGGCCAAAGACGTTGAGCCAGCACACTTCATAGACTTTGTCGTACCCATCTCTCCTGGCAATTTCGACGTCACGACCAAAATAGGGAGCATTCGTCAACTGCTCTTCGGCCAGGCTCGTCGCGGTGGCATGCGTGACTGGGTAGTAGGTGGCCCAATCGCGCACCAGCTCCACGAAGGTGCGACATCGATTTTCTTCCTCCAAGAAGGAGAGAGGCTTCAATGCAATTCCAACAGACAGCTCGGGGACTGCTGGCAAGAGCCTGAGTCGAAGCGTCATATCCAGGGCGGGACTCTTAGACTCTTACTACGATAGAGCCCGATGGTTATGTTCTTGCCCCCGCGCTCCTCTTCCAACGCCTTCCAAACCGAGTCGCGGGAATACTTGCGTCGCCGTTTCCCCTCAACGATGTCGGGCATCCAGTCTCCCGCCCAGCGTTCAAGTGACTGCAGGAATGGCTCAACAGCTCCCTCCAACGCGCCTTGCCGCGATTCCGCGAAGCGCAGGTCCGCTTTCGCCACTCCCACGTGCGTCTCGATGCGGGGCCGGTCGAAGTTCTTGAGCCACCTCCGCTGCGCCTGCGGGCGGGCCGCGTCCTCCTCCAGGAGGTCGACCATCTTCCTCTCGAATGCCAGGCCCCAGGCGTATCTGTCACGAACAAGCCGGTAGCCCGCCCACTTCAGAGGTCCCTTTTCCGCAATCCCCTTCTTGATTTCCGCAGCCCTCGACTCCAGGTACGCCACGTAGTCGGACCAGAGTGGCTGCGCAGTGACTTCGGCAGAAGCCGCCTTCTGCAGGGCCTGGCGGTGCCTCGTCAGCTCCACCACATCCATCGACAAGCGCTCTCCCGGGAACTCCGCCTCCCACTGCTTGAACTTCGCTTCCGCCACCTCAGCCGGGAGTCCGGCCGCCTCGGGTGGCACGGAGGGCCGAGTACTCCCCCTTCGCCCAGAGCCCCCGCCGGTGGACGTGGCGTTCGCGGGCTCGCGGTACCGCACCGCCAATGTGGCCTGTGCCTGAGCAACGTTGCCTCGCGCCTCGTACAGCGCCCGTGCGCCCGCCTCACCCCACTCTCCCACCAGAATGGCTGCGTTCCGGTCCTGCTGGAGGTAGCGGGCCAACGTATCCGTCCGGTGGAGGCCGTGCCGGACCGCTTGAGGACGTGCGAGAGCTGTGGTCGGAGGTGGTCGCGAGCGTGGACGTGAGAGGGGTGACGAAAGAGACCCTGCGAGCGGTGCTCAGGAAGAGTCAGTGGCGCGCAAGCGCTTCCACTCATACGGCAGCAGCTCACCGATGCGCGATTGGGGGTGAGTCTGCACGCGCAGCGTATCCGTCCGGTCAGCGACGTGCTGGAGGGGCAGAAGGCTCAAGCCTTCGGGAAACCTCACTGCACTACTGACGCTGTCGCCGCTTATACGCTGCTTCAAGCTTGCGCGTGTGTGCAGAAATCTCGCGCTCAATCATTTTCTCTAGCTTTCGCAGGAGTGCTTTCGGAAGGTGTTCTGGGTAGGTTCTGGGAAAGCCCAAATACCCACCCTTGTCTCCCGCCCAACGCAGGCTCCCTTCGTAGGTTTTGCTCAGCTCCCCAGCTGCCCGGAGCGCAAGCTGAAGAGCCTGCATTGAGTCAATTCCCCAAAGCTCAAACAGTTCCTGTTCCTCAGGGCGGACCCATTCTACACTACACCTGTAGTTACCTGTACCTGAATCTTTGATGGGTTTCCTGACCCGGACAAGAACGTACTCACCAGGCCTATTTGTGAGTTCAAATCTGCGTTCCGCCATGATCGGGCCAGTAGGCTGGGTGCCGCGAGGGAGACGAGTTTCTGTAGGCATTCCGTAAACCTTTTATTATCAGAAGTAGTTGAAGCAGAAATTTCTGCAATTTGCCTCGCTCTCGTTGAGTTTTGAGAAGCAGACGGCACGTATCTCAGCATCAGAGATGTCGTTGCAGAACTGGATGAGCACATGGCCACCGGCAACACAGGAATCAAGGCATCGCTCCAGATTCACAGGACGCTTTGATGCGTCGCCTCCAGGTTTTGACGGAAGAGGTGATACGGGGGGAGGTCTCCTGGGCACCGATTTCGGCGGTGTGAGCGTGGGACTGGCGGCACATGCCTCCGGATCCTTGGGATGCCGCTTGAGACAGCAATCGTAAGTCGTCTTGCAATCGGGAGACTGAGACACGCTCGGT
This genomic window from Stigmatella ashevillena contains:
- a CDS encoding DUF6968 family protein, with the translated sequence MPTETRLPRGTQPTGPIMAERRFELTNRPGEYVLVRVRKPIKDSGTGNYRCSVEWVRPEEQELFELWGIDSMQALQLALRAAGELSKTYEGSLRWAGDKGGYLGFPRTYPEHLPKALLRKLEKMIEREISAHTRKLEAAYKRRQRQ
- a CDS encoding alpha/beta hydrolase produces the protein MSSRHLVDPELHSFIEQWSEINPTRERLPAMRLELARGLEKGAPPVLPRDVEVSERWVPGPPDAPDVRVLVYRPKRKSPSAWPALLHMHPGGYIIGSPEMNDMSNRRLSSRVGCVIVSVDYRLAPETPFPGPLEDCYAALRWLHANAAQLGVDASRIAIGGESAGGGLAAALGLMLRDRGDVPIIFQALIYPMIDDRTASGVDPASHVGEFFWTRASNRFGWECLLGHAPGDADVSPYAAPARALSLAGLPPTLMSVGALDLFVEENVEYARRLLVAGVPTELHVYPRAVHAFNLVEQTQVAQAFMNDHEQALRRALHPSGAPPDVRRTAKRSAAKKGI